Proteins encoded together in one Romeriopsis navalis LEGE 11480 window:
- the isiD gene encoding protein IsiD, translating to MATLTLENLDVDKLTDEDVAKLANRLEDDDYETAFAGLDDWHLLRAIAFQRPELVESYIHLLDLEPFDES from the coding sequence ATGGCAACACTCACCCTAGAGAACCTCGATGTCGATAAGTTAACCGACGAGGATGTCGCTAAGTTGGCGAATCGTCTGGAAGATGATGACTATGAGACAGCATTCGCTGGTCTCGATGACTGGCATTTATTGCGGGCGATCGCCTTTCAGCGTCCGGAGTTAGTTGAGTCTTATATTCATTTGCTTGATCTCGAGCCCTTTGATGAGTCATAG